AGATCGAACCGACGCGCCGCATCGTCACGACGGCCGGCGCGGAGCCGGCGCTGAGCCTGGACCAGCTCGCGCAATTGCAGCCGGACGACATCTTCCGCCGCCTGTGGCAACAGCGCTTCGGCGAGGAGGCGCCGGACGACCAGCTGGCCGCGTTCACCGAACTGCTGCTGCCGGCGGATGGCGCCACAGGCAACAGGGAGGCCGCATGAAAATCCTGCGCATCGGTGGCAAGAACCTCGCCTCGCTGGCCGGCGAATTCGAGGTCGACTTCGAGAGCGAACCGCTGGTGACCGCCGGCCTGTTCGCGATCAGCGGCCCGACCGGCGCCGGCAAGAGCACGCTGCTGGACGCCTTGTGCCTGGCCTTGTACGACGCCACCCCGCGCCTCATCAAGGGGCCGCGCGTGGGCAACTACCTGCCCGATGTCGGCGACGAAACATTGTCCGTGGCCGACCGCCGCACGCTGATGCGGCGCGGCACGGCGGATGCGTTCGCCGAAGTGGACTTCGTCGGCAACGACGAGCAGCGCTACCGCGCGCGCTGGAGCGTGCGGCGCTCGCGCAACCGGGCCGCGGGCGCGCTGCAGCCTTCGACGATGAGCTTGCAGCAGCTGCCCGGCCCGCAAGCGCTGGGCGGCACCAAGACCGAGGTGCTGGCCGAGATCGAGCGCCGCATCGGCCTGTCGTTCGAACAGTTCACGCGTTCCGTGCTGCTCGCGCAGAACGAGTTCTCCGCCTTCCTCCGCACCGACGAGAACGAGCGCGGCGAACTGCTCGAGACGCTGACCGGCAGCGCCGTCTACAGCGACATCTCACGCCGCGCCTACGAGCGCTGGCGCGTGGAACAGGAAGCCATGCGCCGCCTGACGTCTCGCTTGCAGGACCATGCACCGCTGAGCCCGGACGAACGGGCCGAACTCGACGCCGGCCACGCCGCCGCGCAAGCCGCGCTGACGGCGGCCGAGGCACGCCGCGCCGGCCTCGAACGGCAGCTGCGCTGGCACCAGGAACTGGACCGCCTGCGGGCGGCGGAGGCCCAGGCGGACGGCGCGCTGGCCCACGCCCGCGCCGACGTCGACGCGGCTGCCGAGCGCCGGCGCCGCCTGGCCACGCTGGACGCCGTGCAGCCTGCACGCGCCCTCGTGGCCGACCTGAACCGCCTGGCCGGAGAACAACGCCAGGTGCAGGCGCAACTGGCCGCCGGCGAACACGACCTGGCACGCGCCCTCGACGCCCAGCAGCAGGCCGCGCGCGGGCTGATGGACGCCGAACGCAAGCTGGAAGCGGCCGAGGAGGCGCAGCACGCCGCCGCCCCGCAGCTGGACCGCGCGAAGGCCCTCGACGCCACGCTGGACACGCTGGCGCCCGCCCACGCCAAGGCCCGCGCGGCGGCGGACGGCGTGCGTGCGGAAGCCAGCCAGGCCCAGGCCGCCCTGCAGGCCAAGGCGGCGGAACTGGAATCCAGCCGGCGCACCCTGCACGACACGAGCGCCTGGCTCGCCGCGCACGGCGCCCGCGCGACGCTGGCCACGCAATGGACGCGCTGGGACCAGCGCCTGGCACAGGCCGGGCAGGCCGCGCGCCAGGATGCGGCGGCTCGCTCCGCGCTCGATGACGCCAGGGCCGGCGCCGAGCAGGCGGCCGCCATGGCCCAGCGCACGGCGCACGCGCTGGCCTCGTCGATCGAACTGCTGGACGTGCGCGAGGCGGCACGCAAACAGGCGACGGACGCGCTGCACGGCATCGACGGCGACGCCCTGCGCACGGAACGCCGCATGCTCGACAAGCGGCGCGAACACCTCGCCTCGCTCGACCACACGTGGCAGGCGCTGCGTGCGAACCGCGGCCGCCTGGCCGACCTGGACGCGCAAACGGCCCAGGCCGCGCAGGCGCGCGCGGGCGCACAGGACGGCCTCGACGCGGCACGCGCCGCCGGCATCGCGCTGGACGCCGCCGTGGCCCAGGCCGAGCGCATGCTCAAGTCGGCCCAGCTGGCGTGCGCGGACGGCGTCGAAAAGCTGCGCGCCACGCTCGTCGACGGCGACGCCTGCCCCGTGTGCGGCGGCACGGAACATCCTTACCGGCACCAGGACGACCGGCTGCACGCCGTGCTGGACAACCTGTCCGCCGAGCTGGCCGCGCGCCGCGCCGAACAGCGCGCCAACGTGGACCAGCAAGCCGGCCAGCGCGCGGCGTTCGACGCGGCCGGCGAGCGGCTGGCGGCGCTGGCGCGGGAGCGCGACGCCCTGGCCGCCGCCCTCGCCCAGCTGGACGCCGAATGGGCCGACAATCCCCTCGCGGCGGAAGCCCCTGGCGACGATGACGGCATCGATGCGCGCGGCCGCTGGCTGGCGGCCGAGCTGGCCGCACTGCGCACGTCCTACGAAGACCTGGAGACGCGCGACGCCGACCTGCGCCGCGCCGTGCTGGCGCGCGATGCCGCCCAGCAGGCGTGGGATCAGGCCAACCGCGAACACGCGCGCCTGCTCGACGCTGCCCGGACAGCCCAGGGCACGCTGGCCCGGCTGGACGCCGAGATCGCGGCACTGGCCGCCCGGCGCGAAGCCGCCGCGGCCGCGCTGGCCGAGCTGCTGGCGGAGCTGGACCCGGTGCTGGCCGAGGCATGCGGCGACGCCTGGCAAAGCCACTGGCAACGCGACCCGGCCGGCTGGCGCCAGGCCCGCGCGCACGAAGCCCGGGAATGGAACGACCAGGCGGCGCGCCAGGCCCGGCTGCAGGGTGCCATCGGCACCCTCGACGCCGAACATGCCGCGCTGGCGGGACGCGTCGAGCACACCCGTCAACGCCTGGCGGACACGGAAGCCGAATTCGCCCGCCTGGATGCCGAGCTGGCCGCGCGCCGTGCCGAGCGTGCCGAGCTGTTCGGTGGCCGTCCCGCGCGCGACGTCGAGCAGGCGCTCACGGCCGCCGTGAGCGCCGCGCGCGACGCCTTGAACGCCTGCCAGGCCGCGAGCCTGCAGGCGGCCCAGTCGGAAGCGCGGGTGCGCGCGGCGCAGGCCCAGGCCGCGGCCCGCATCACCGACCTGCAAGGCGAGCTGGCCGACGCCGGCGAGCGGCTGGCGCAGTGGATCATTGACTTCGACGGCAGCGATCCCGGGCTGGAAAGCGTCGCCAACGAACAGCAGCTGGCCGCCCTGCTCCAGGTCGGCGCCGGCTGGATCGCGCAGGAGCGTGCCGCGCTGCAGGAACTCGACACGGCCGTGCGCCAGGCGACGGCCGTTCTGGCCGAACGCCGCACGCAGCGCGAGCAGCACGAGCGGCTGCGCGAGGACGTGGTGCCGGCGCAGACGGACACGGACGCGGACGCGGACACGGCCGACGAGCAGGCGGAGGCATCCACTGTCGTGCAAACACAGAACGTCGACACGGTCGCCGCCGCACTGCGCCGCGCCCAGACCGAGCGCGATGCCGCGCACGAGTCGGCGGCCGGCTTGGCCATGCGCATCCGCGAAGACGACCAGCGGCGCGAGCGGGCACGGGCGATGATGGCCGAGATCGAACGCCAGCGCGCCATCGAGGACCGGTGGGCGAAGCTGGCGGAGCTGATCGGTTCGGCCGACGGCAAGAAATTCCGTAACTACGCCCAGCAATTCACGCTCGACGTGCTGCTCGGCTATGCCAACACGCACCTGTCCCAGCTGGCGCGGCGCTACCGGCTGGAGCGCGTCGTCAGCACGGCCGGCCCGTCGCTGTCGCTGATGGTGCGCGACCAGGACATGGGGGGCGAGGTACGCTCGGTGAACTCGCTGTCCGGCGGCGAATCGTTCCTCGTGTCGCTGGCGCTGGCACTCGGGCTGGCGTCGCTGTCGTCGAACCGCGTGAAGGTGGAATCGCTGTTCATCGACGAAGGCTTCGGCAGCCTGGACAGTGATACGCTGGGCGTCGCGATGGATGCGCTCGATGCGCTGCAGTCGCTGGGCCGCAAGGTGGGCGTGATCTCGCACGTGCAGGAGATGACGGAGCGGATCGCCACCAAGGTGTTCGTGCGGCCGGCCGGTGGCGGCAGCAGCGCCGTGACCGTGCAATGCTAAAATGCGCCCCTTTTATTGACCCGTCATTCCTGCTCATCATGTCCAAACCCGCCCGCTTCCTGACCTTCAAATGCGCCAAATGCGCCAAGCCGGTCAAGGTCACCCTGCAGAAAGTCTCCGCCTGCTCGCACATCCAGCCCTACCAGGGCATCTGCGAATGCGGCGAGATCAAACGCCACGCGACCGGCAACCCGGATGCCGTGAAATCCTTCGTCGAGTCGAACGAACTCAACTGGCATCACCACCACTGATCGGAACGGCGATGACGACTCCCGACGGCGCGGCGCGCATCCACTGGATCGAACACGGCGAGGAACGCTCGGCGCAGTGGCGCTCGGAAAGCGGCTGGCCGGCGCCCAGGAAAGTCGTGCTGGCCGACGATACGATGAGCGCCGACGCGGCCTGGCGCCACGCGCTGGACGGCACGGCACTGCTGTGGCGCGGCGATTTCCAGAATGCGCGCCAGCTGCTGCAGGCGCTCGTGCGCCGCGTCGATCATAAAGGTCCGCGGGCCAAGCGCGCCAAGGCCGGCAAGGCCCCGACGACGCTCACCGAACAATTCCACCGCCACCGCCTCGCGCAGCTGCAGCGCGCGCGCACGCTGGCGATGCTCCTGATTCCGTTCGACGCCGGCCACGCCATCCCGCTGCGCCGCGCGCCCGACGTGCGCGAGGCGTGCACGGAAGCGTATGGTCCGGCATCCGAGCCGTATGTGGCGTCGCTGCGCGAACTGCTGGGCGTGATCGGCGCGCACGAATGGCGCCGCAAGGGCGTGTTCATCCCGGCCCTCGACGAACGCATCCACCCCTGGTACGGCGTGTTCTCGCCCGTGCGCGGCGAATACGTCGAGCTCGTTGCGCAGGCGCCGCTACCGGCCGGCGCCAAGCTGGCGTTCGACATCGGCGCCGGCACCGGCGTGCTGTCGGCCGTGCTGGCGCACCGCGGCCTGCAAGGCGTGCTCGCGACCGACATGGACGAGCGCGCGCTCGGCTGTGCCCATGCCAACGTCGAGCGCCTCGGTCTCACGGGGCAGGTCGAAGTCGTGCGTGCCGACCTGTATCCCGAGGGGCGCGCCGACCTCGTCGTCTGCAATCCGCCGTGGCTGCCGGGCAAGCCGAGTTCCGCCATCGAATACGCCATCTACGATCCGGACAGCCGCATGCTCAAGGGCTTCCTCGCCGGCCTGAAAGATCATCTGCGCGACGGCGGCGAAGGGTGGCTGATCCTGTCCGACCTGGCCGAGCACCTGGGCCTGCGTTCGCGCGATCAATTGCTTGGTTGGATAGGCGACGCGGACCTGGACGTCGCCGGCCGCCACGACATCCGCCCCACGCACGCCAAGGCCAGCGATCCCGACGATCCGCTGGCCGCGGCGCGCATGGCCGAGGTGACGTCGTTGTGGCGCCTGCGGCCGGCGTGATGAGCACATCGGCAATCCGATTTGCGCTCCGGCGCCGATCCGGTTAAAATAGCGTTCTCAGACGCGGGGTGGAGCAGTCTGGCAGCTCGTCGGGCTCATAACCCGAAGGTCACAGGTTCAAATCCTGTCCCCGCAACCAAATACCGTAACAACAAGCCCGACTCTTGCAGCCGGGCTTTTGTTTTCTGGGCCAGTGCAGCGCATGAGAGACAAGAAAGACAACGCGACCTTCGACCTGCCGGGCTTCGAGCCGGCACCGCACGACGATACTGCCGCTGTCTCTGCCGCCTTGCCCGACTCATCCGCAGAACCTGCATCTGCGTCCAAACGCACCCGGGCGCGGCGCACGCTGCCGAAGCAGGAACAGCTGATGCTGGTGGACCTGGCGGACACGGATGCGACCGGTCTGCCGGCCTGGAAACACGATCCCGATCTCGACCTGACCGGCTTGCCCATCTGGAAGCCGGCGGCCTGAGCGGCAACGCAACGCCGCCCCACGCGGCCAACACACCGCCGCGATCGCGCGGCCGACGACATGTCCGACACCGCCTTTTCCTCGCTGCCGCTGGCAGCCCCCTTCCTGGCCAACCTCGACCAGCTCGGCTACAAACAGATGACGCCCGTGCAGGCGACCACGCTGCCGCTCGCGCTGCAAGGCCGCGACCTGATCGCGCAGGCGAAGACGGGCAGCGGCAAGACGGCCGCGTTCGGCATCGGCATGCTGCTCAAGCTGAACCCGACCTTGTTCGCCGTGCAGGGGCTCGTCATGTGTCCGACGCGCG
This genomic stretch from Massilia putida harbors:
- a CDS encoding AAA family ATPase, which gives rise to MKILRIGGKNLASLAGEFEVDFESEPLVTAGLFAISGPTGAGKSTLLDALCLALYDATPRLIKGPRVGNYLPDVGDETLSVADRRTLMRRGTADAFAEVDFVGNDEQRYRARWSVRRSRNRAAGALQPSTMSLQQLPGPQALGGTKTEVLAEIERRIGLSFEQFTRSVLLAQNEFSAFLRTDENERGELLETLTGSAVYSDISRRAYERWRVEQEAMRRLTSRLQDHAPLSPDERAELDAGHAAAQAALTAAEARRAGLERQLRWHQELDRLRAAEAQADGALAHARADVDAAAERRRRLATLDAVQPARALVADLNRLAGEQRQVQAQLAAGEHDLARALDAQQQAARGLMDAERKLEAAEEAQHAAAPQLDRAKALDATLDTLAPAHAKARAAADGVRAEASQAQAALQAKAAELESSRRTLHDTSAWLAAHGARATLATQWTRWDQRLAQAGQAARQDAAARSALDDARAGAEQAAAMAQRTAHALASSIELLDVREAARKQATDALHGIDGDALRTERRMLDKRREHLASLDHTWQALRANRGRLADLDAQTAQAAQARAGAQDGLDAARAAGIALDAAVAQAERMLKSAQLACADGVEKLRATLVDGDACPVCGGTEHPYRHQDDRLHAVLDNLSAELAARRAEQRANVDQQAGQRAAFDAAGERLAALARERDALAAALAQLDAEWADNPLAAEAPGDDDGIDARGRWLAAELAALRTSYEDLETRDADLRRAVLARDAAQQAWDQANREHARLLDAARTAQGTLARLDAEIAALAARREAAAAALAELLAELDPVLAEACGDAWQSHWQRDPAGWRQARAHEAREWNDQAARQARLQGAIGTLDAEHAALAGRVEHTRQRLADTEAEFARLDAELAARRAERAELFGGRPARDVEQALTAAVSAARDALNACQAASLQAAQSEARVRAAQAQAAARITDLQGELADAGERLAQWIIDFDGSDPGLESVANEQQLAALLQVGAGWIAQERAALQELDTAVRQATAVLAERRTQREQHERLREDVVPAQTDTDADADTADEQAEASTVVQTQNVDTVAAALRRAQTERDAAHESAAGLAMRIREDDQRRERARAMMAEIERQRAIEDRWAKLAELIGSADGKKFRNYAQQFTLDVLLGYANTHLSQLARRYRLERVVSTAGPSLSLMVRDQDMGGEVRSVNSLSGGESFLVSLALALGLASLSSNRVKVESLFIDEGFGSLDSDTLGVAMDALDALQSLGRKVGVISHVQEMTERIATKVFVRPAGGGSSAVTVQC
- a CDS encoding methyltransferase, with product MTTPDGAARIHWIEHGEERSAQWRSESGWPAPRKVVLADDTMSADAAWRHALDGTALLWRGDFQNARQLLQALVRRVDHKGPRAKRAKAGKAPTTLTEQFHRHRLAQLQRARTLAMLLIPFDAGHAIPLRRAPDVREACTEAYGPASEPYVASLRELLGVIGAHEWRRKGVFIPALDERIHPWYGVFSPVRGEYVELVAQAPLPAGAKLAFDIGAGTGVLSAVLAHRGLQGVLATDMDERALGCAHANVERLGLTGQVEVVRADLYPEGRADLVVCNPPWLPGKPSSAIEYAIYDPDSRMLKGFLAGLKDHLRDGGEGWLILSDLAEHLGLRSRDQLLGWIGDADLDVAGRHDIRPTHAKASDPDDPLAAARMAEVTSLWRLRPA